From the Theobroma cacao cultivar B97-61/B2 chromosome 2, Criollo_cocoa_genome_V2, whole genome shotgun sequence genome, one window contains:
- the LOC18609147 gene encoding lipid phosphate phosphatase 2 isoform X3 — MAAWSKVGSLFSFLNFQRILQQRRQERQQQPQSERIREVQIGRHPIKTHGAKVARDHLHDWLILMLLVVIEVVLFIIHPFYRFVGKDMMTDLKYPMKQNTVPVWAVPMYSVLLPICVFLVVYHRRRDVYDLHHSVLGLLFAVLITAIVTDAIKVAVGRPRPDFFWRCFPDGKDNYDQWGNVICHGNKADIKEGHKSFPSGHASWSFAGLGYLSLYLSGKIKVFNREGHIARLCIIFLPLLAASLVAVSRVDDYWHHWNDVFAGGFLGLVVAAFCYRQFFPNPYEDEGWGPYAYFDALLEEANANREAAQTTNADREAAQTTNADVEAAQTTNANREAAQTTNADIEAAQTTNANREAAQTTNANREAAQTTNALIVQKMEVQAVNQTSGSNGDNFSSPPLVSSPSWRLDDIELGRR, encoded by the exons ATGGCGGCTTGGAGCAAAGTGGGATcgcttttctcttttctgaATTTCCAGCGTATATTGCAG CAACGGCGGCAAGAACGGCAGCAACAGCCACAGTCAGAGAGAATAAGAGAGGTTCAGATTGGTAGACACCCTATCAAAACACATGGAGCCAAAGTCGCAAGGGATCACTTGCATGATTGGCTAATATTGATGCTTCTTGTAGTAATAGAGGTTGTTCTGTTTATAATCCATCCATTTTACCGCTTCGTTGGAAAGGATATGATGACTGACCTCAAGTATCCCATGAAACAAAACACGGTGCCGGTGTGGGCTGTCCCT ATGTATTCCGTTTTATTACCAATCTGTGTATTCCTTGTCGTCTATCATCGTAGGAGAGATGTCTATGATCTGCACCACAGCGTTTTAG GCCTCTTGTTTGCTGTGCTGATTACAGCTATTGTCACCGATGCAATAAAAGTTGCTGTTGGTCGGCCACGACCAGACTTTTTCTGGCGTTGCTTTCCTGACGGGAAGGAT AATTATGATCAATGGGGTAATGTTATCTGCCATGGCAACAAAGCAGACATAAAGGAAGGACATAAGAGCTTCCCAAGCGGCCATGCATCAT GGTCTTTTGCAGGGTTAGGTTATCTCTCACTGTACTTATCTGGAAAAATCAAGGTATTTAATCGCGAAGGGCATATAGCCAGACTCtgcatcatttttcttcctctgCTCGCCGCATCTCTTGTTGCCGTTTCTCGAGTTGATGACTATTGGCACCATTGGAACGATGTGTTTGCTGGTGGCTTTCTAG GCCTTGTCGTGGCAGCATTTTGCTACCGGCAGTTCTTCCCAAACCCATATGAGGATGAAG GATGGGGCCCGTATGCTTATTTTGATGCATTACTGGAGGAGGCAAATGCCAATAGAGAGGCTGCCCAGACTACAAATGCCGATAGAGAGGCTGCCCAGACTACAAATGCCGATGTAGAGGCTGCCCAGACTACAAATGCCAATAGAGAGGCTGCCCAGACTACAAATGCCGATATAGAGGCTGCCCAGACTACAAATGCCAATAGAGAGGCTGCCCAGACTACAAATGCTAATAGAGAGGCTGCCCAGACTACAAATGCACTTATCGTGCAGAAGATGGAGGTACAAGCTGTGAATCAAACATCTGGATCAAATGGTGATAACTTTTCATCACCACCTTTAGTTTCATCCCCAAGCTGGAGATTAGACGATATCGAATTAGGAAGGAGGTGA
- the LOC18609147 gene encoding lipid phosphate phosphatase 2 isoform X1, with protein sequence MFRHWKLSGLGISQIISGRHCIPSWQLAINFIIRLKVKQRRQERQQQPQSERIREVQIGRHPIKTHGAKVARDHLHDWLILMLLVVIEVVLFIIHPFYRFVGKDMMTDLKYPMKQNTVPVWAVPMYSVLLPICVFLVVYHRRRDVYDLHHSVLGLLFAVLITAIVTDAIKVAVGRPRPDFFWRCFPDGKDNYDQWGNVICHGNKADIKEGHKSFPSGHASWSFAGLGYLSLYLSGKIKVFNREGHIARLCIIFLPLLAASLVAVSRVDDYWHHWNDVFAGGFLGLVVAAFCYRQFFPNPYEDEGWGPYAYFDALLEEANANREAAQTTNADREAAQTTNADVEAAQTTNANREAAQTTNADIEAAQTTNANREAAQTTNANREAAQTTNALIVQKMEVQAVNQTSGSNGDNFSSPPLVSSPSWRLDDIELGRR encoded by the exons atgtttcgCCACTGGAAACTGAGTGGCCTTGGTATTAGTCAGATCATATCAGGCCGCCATTGCATCCCCAGCTGGCAATTGGCAATTAACTTCATAATACGATTAAAAGTGAAG CAACGGCGGCAAGAACGGCAGCAACAGCCACAGTCAGAGAGAATAAGAGAGGTTCAGATTGGTAGACACCCTATCAAAACACATGGAGCCAAAGTCGCAAGGGATCACTTGCATGATTGGCTAATATTGATGCTTCTTGTAGTAATAGAGGTTGTTCTGTTTATAATCCATCCATTTTACCGCTTCGTTGGAAAGGATATGATGACTGACCTCAAGTATCCCATGAAACAAAACACGGTGCCGGTGTGGGCTGTCCCT ATGTATTCCGTTTTATTACCAATCTGTGTATTCCTTGTCGTCTATCATCGTAGGAGAGATGTCTATGATCTGCACCACAGCGTTTTAG GCCTCTTGTTTGCTGTGCTGATTACAGCTATTGTCACCGATGCAATAAAAGTTGCTGTTGGTCGGCCACGACCAGACTTTTTCTGGCGTTGCTTTCCTGACGGGAAGGAT AATTATGATCAATGGGGTAATGTTATCTGCCATGGCAACAAAGCAGACATAAAGGAAGGACATAAGAGCTTCCCAAGCGGCCATGCATCAT GGTCTTTTGCAGGGTTAGGTTATCTCTCACTGTACTTATCTGGAAAAATCAAGGTATTTAATCGCGAAGGGCATATAGCCAGACTCtgcatcatttttcttcctctgCTCGCCGCATCTCTTGTTGCCGTTTCTCGAGTTGATGACTATTGGCACCATTGGAACGATGTGTTTGCTGGTGGCTTTCTAG GCCTTGTCGTGGCAGCATTTTGCTACCGGCAGTTCTTCCCAAACCCATATGAGGATGAAG GATGGGGCCCGTATGCTTATTTTGATGCATTACTGGAGGAGGCAAATGCCAATAGAGAGGCTGCCCAGACTACAAATGCCGATAGAGAGGCTGCCCAGACTACAAATGCCGATGTAGAGGCTGCCCAGACTACAAATGCCAATAGAGAGGCTGCCCAGACTACAAATGCCGATATAGAGGCTGCCCAGACTACAAATGCCAATAGAGAGGCTGCCCAGACTACAAATGCTAATAGAGAGGCTGCCCAGACTACAAATGCACTTATCGTGCAGAAGATGGAGGTACAAGCTGTGAATCAAACATCTGGATCAAATGGTGATAACTTTTCATCACCACCTTTAGTTTCATCCCCAAGCTGGAGATTAGACGATATCGAATTAGGAAGGAGGTGA
- the LOC18609147 gene encoding lipid phosphate phosphatase 2 isoform X2 has translation MFRHWKLSGLGISQIISGRHCIPSWQLAINFIIRLKVKQRRQERQQQPQSERIREVQIGRHPIKTHGAKVARDHLHDWLILMLLVVIEVVLFIIHPFYRFVGKDMMTDLKYPMKQNTVPVWAVPMYSVLLPICVFLVVYHRRRDVYDLHHSVLGLLFAVLITAIVTDAIKVAVGRPRPDFFWRCFPDGKDNYDQWGNVICHGNKADIKEGHKSFPSGHASWSFAGLGYLSLYLSGKIKVFNREGHIARLCIIFLPLLAASLVAVSRVDDYWHHWNDVFAGGFLGLVVAAFCYRQFFPNPYEDEGWGPYAYFDALLEEANANREAAQTTNADREAAQTTNADVEAAQTTNANREAAQTTNADIEAAQTTNANREAAQTTNALIVQKMEVQAVNQTSGSNGDNFSSPPLVSSPSWRLDDIELGRR, from the exons atgtttcgCCACTGGAAACTGAGTGGCCTTGGTATTAGTCAGATCATATCAGGCCGCCATTGCATCCCCAGCTGGCAATTGGCAATTAACTTCATAATACGATTAAAAGTGAAG CAACGGCGGCAAGAACGGCAGCAACAGCCACAGTCAGAGAGAATAAGAGAGGTTCAGATTGGTAGACACCCTATCAAAACACATGGAGCCAAAGTCGCAAGGGATCACTTGCATGATTGGCTAATATTGATGCTTCTTGTAGTAATAGAGGTTGTTCTGTTTATAATCCATCCATTTTACCGCTTCGTTGGAAAGGATATGATGACTGACCTCAAGTATCCCATGAAACAAAACACGGTGCCGGTGTGGGCTGTCCCT ATGTATTCCGTTTTATTACCAATCTGTGTATTCCTTGTCGTCTATCATCGTAGGAGAGATGTCTATGATCTGCACCACAGCGTTTTAG GCCTCTTGTTTGCTGTGCTGATTACAGCTATTGTCACCGATGCAATAAAAGTTGCTGTTGGTCGGCCACGACCAGACTTTTTCTGGCGTTGCTTTCCTGACGGGAAGGAT AATTATGATCAATGGGGTAATGTTATCTGCCATGGCAACAAAGCAGACATAAAGGAAGGACATAAGAGCTTCCCAAGCGGCCATGCATCAT GGTCTTTTGCAGGGTTAGGTTATCTCTCACTGTACTTATCTGGAAAAATCAAGGTATTTAATCGCGAAGGGCATATAGCCAGACTCtgcatcatttttcttcctctgCTCGCCGCATCTCTTGTTGCCGTTTCTCGAGTTGATGACTATTGGCACCATTGGAACGATGTGTTTGCTGGTGGCTTTCTAG GCCTTGTCGTGGCAGCATTTTGCTACCGGCAGTTCTTCCCAAACCCATATGAGGATGAAG GATGGGGCCCGTATGCTTATTTTGATGCATTACTGGAGGAGGCAAATGCCAATAGAGAGGCTGCCCAGACTACAAATGCCGATAGAGAGGCTGCCCAGACTACAAATGCCGATGTAGAGGCTGCCCAGACTACAAATGCCAATAGAGAGGCTGCCCAGACTACAAATGCCGATATAGAGGCTGCCCAGACTACAAATGCCAATAGAGAG GCTGCCCAGACTACAAATGCACTTATCGTGCAGAAGATGGAGGTACAAGCTGTGAATCAAACATCTGGATCAAATGGTGATAACTTTTCATCACCACCTTTAGTTTCATCCCCAAGCTGGAGATTAGACGATATCGAATTAGGAAGGAGGTGA